The following are encoded in a window of Schistocerca nitens isolate TAMUIC-IGC-003100 chromosome 9, iqSchNite1.1, whole genome shotgun sequence genomic DNA:
- the LOC126204321 gene encoding uncharacterized protein LOC126204321: protein MGKNKRGRRGKKSNRRRVVATGAPIESADKVCSCAEHYHSDEYYDSDELDYETLSANADDYKKTEKKKDENDYETLLAQAYEWKKTEKTTTPPVKANCSEKPKDEDETERASSACDGEAEVKRRKKRKKPADPLPALAEPAEHANSNGEQHGCTTQQAKCSEEAQDENTRQAGPTCDGDAKKTRRRRRRGKRADALPPQEEAAPQSVEQPPEETADVVSEKKKRRRRRKHATASPPPSEDGASGSGGGSRPEQATAVAGGFSSLKQLEEQVVAEVRRLFTDDRLSASVLESLLKATK, encoded by the exons ATGGGCAAGAACAAACGTGGTAGACGTGGAAAGAAGTCGAATAGACGAAGGGTCGTCGCGACGGGCGCGCCCATAGAATCGGCAGACAAGGTGTGCAGCTGTGCTGAGCACTACCACAGCGACGAGTACTATGACTCAGACGAGTTAGACTACGAGACACTGTCGGCAAATGCTGAcgactacaagaagactgagaaaaAGAAAGATGAGAATGACTATGAGACATTGTTAGCCCAAGCTTACGAGTGGAAGAAGACTGAGAAGACGACGACGCCGCCAGTTAAG GCGAACTGCAGCGAGAAGCCGAAGGACGAGGACGAGACGGAGCGGGCGAGTTCTGCGTGTGACGGAGAGGCCGAAGTGAAGAGGCGCAAGAAAAGGAAGAAACCTGCCGATCCTCTTCCGGCGCTAGCAGAACCGGCCGAGCATGCGAATTCTAATGGGGAGCAGCATGGCTGCACCACGCAGCAggcgaagtgtagtgaagaggcgCAGGACGAAAATACGCGGCAGGCGGGTCCTACTTGTGACGGAGACGCCAAGAAGACGAGGCGCCGGAGGAGACGCGGGAAACGTGCGGACGCTCTTCCGCCACAGGAAGAAGCCGCGCCTCAGTCCGTGGAGCAGCCACCGGAAGAAACAGCAGACGTAGTGAGCGAGAAGAAGAAACGGAGGAGGCGCCGCAAACATGCAACGGCTTCCCCCCCTCCCAGTGAAGACGGAGCCAGTGGCAGTGGAGGGGGGAGCCGGCCAGAACAAGCAACAGCCGTGGCAGGAGGCTTCAGCAGCCTGAAGCAGCTGGAGGAGCAGGTGGTCGCCGAGGTGAGGAGGCTCTTCACAGACGACAGGCTGTCTGCCTCCGTCCTGGAGTCGCTGCTCAAAGCGACCAAGTAA